One window of Cydia fagiglandana chromosome 19, ilCydFagi1.1, whole genome shotgun sequence genomic DNA carries:
- the LOC134674006 gene encoding GMP reductase 1-like, which produces MPNIINEVKLDFKDVLLRPKRSTLRSRNDVDLHREITFRNSGQTYRGVPVMASNMDTVGTFEMARELSKHGLFTCIHKYYSIDDWKKFSEEHTECLEHMAASSGTAEADYIRLTEILDTIKDLKFICLDVANGYSQHFVEYVRKVRAAYPKHTIIAGNVVTGEMVEELILSGADIIKVGIGPGSVCTTRIKTGVGYPQLSAVIECADAAHGLKGHIISDGGCTCPGDVAKAFGAGADFVMAGGMFAGHDQCGGDVVTKPDGKKVKLFYGMASATAMEKHSGGVADYRSSEGKTVEVSYRGDVGVTVKDILGGLRSACTYVGAAKLRELSRRATFIRCSRQVNDTFS; this is translated from the exons GTGGATCTCCACCGTGAGATCACGTTCCGGAACTCCGGACAGACGTACCGGGGAGTCCCGGTCATGGCCAGCAACATGGACACCGTCGGGACTTTTGAAATGGCGAGGGAACTGTCAAAG CACGGCCTCTTCACATGTATACACAAATATTACTCGATAGATGACTGGAAGAAATTCTCAGAGGAACACACAGAATGCTTGGAACACATGG CCGCCAGCTCGGGCACTGCCGAGGCGGACTACATCCGTCTCACCGAAATCCTGGACACAATCAAAGACCTCAAATTCATCTGTCTGGACGTCGCCAACGGATATTCGCAACATTTCGTCGAGTATGTGAGGAAAGTGCGAGCGGCGTACCCGAAACACACCATTATT GCCGGCAACGTAGTAACTGGAGAGATGGTAGAAGAATTAATTTTATCTGGAGCAGATATCAttaag GTCGGCATCGGCCCCGGCTCAGTGTGCACCACCCGAATCAAAACCGGCGTGGGCTACCCGCAACTCTCCGCCGTCATAGAATGTGCTGACGCTGCGCATGGTCTCAAAGGACACATCATTTCC GACGGTGGCTGCACCTGCCCCGGCGACGTGGCCAAGGCCTTCGGCGCGGGCGCCGACTTCGTGATGGCGGGCGGAATGTTCGCAGGCCACGACCAGTGTGGGGGGGACGTAGTTACCAAGCCTGATGGGAAGAAGGTGAAGCTGTTCTACGGCATGGCTTCTGCTACAGCTATGGAAAAACATTCGGGGGGCGTCGCAGATTATAGGTCCTCTGAAG GTAAAACCGTAGAAGTATCATACCGGGGCGACGTCGGCGTCACCGTGAAGGACATCCTCGGCGGGCTGCGCTCGGCTTGCACGTACGTCGGCGCCGCCAAACTGCGCGAGCTCTCGCGCCGCGCCACCTTCATACGATGCAGCCGGCAGGTCAACGACACCTTTTCGTAA